The Spirulina subsalsa PCC 9445 region TAATTGATTGATGGAGATTAAGATTCAGACGTTAACACCCCTCTGGACTGGTGGGGTTGATGGGAAGTGCGATCGCCTCTACGAAACCGGAATTCTCGGCAGTCTACGCTGGTGGATGGAAGTGCTGGTGCGGGGTGTGGGAGGAGAGGTGTGTGATTCAACAGCAGAAGGCGATCGTAATAGCCTAGACATGAAAAAATATCGTGAATCTAAAGCAACAGATCAGCGTCAAAAATTGCGCGATGGTGGATTGACTTGTGATGTTTCCCATATCTTCGGAGCAACAGGCTGGAAACGGCAATTTCGACTCAGTATTACAGATGTTCAGGAAACTCTGAAATGGGACAAGCCTTTAAAAATAACACCCCAAGATCGCACTCGTGGCTGGTTTCTCAATCCGGGCTGGTTAGGAGAGTTTACCCTTAATTTTCATGGAAACTCAAACACTTTAGCCAAACTCTATACTCTATTAAAATTTTTAGAAGTTTATGGTAGTTTGGGTGCAAGACCCCAGCTAGGTTATGGAGCTTTTCGTATCATCAACATTAAAAATGTACCACACATTGAAGCATCTTGTTTTGACTATCCAAGGAGTGATCAAACAAAAATCACAGAATTTCCTGATCTAAGAACATTTACCTTCTTTAAACTTCGCTTTACACCTAAAAATTTAAATTGGTGGCATACTGTTCCCGGAATTAAGGAACTGCGAACGAATCGTCAAAGTTGGGGAGAATTGGAGAAAATAGCAAGGAATGGAATGATTCCTACAACTCCTGCCCTCAAAAATTACCTCCGTTATGGGTGTAACTGGTCTAATCCCCCTTTACTTCATTGGCTTTTTGGTACAATCCGAAAAGATGAAAGGCTACGCGGTAAAGTCGCATTTAGTTGGGCTTATCGTTTAGAGAATACAGATGAATGGGAAATTCGAGGTTGGATGTATTTACCCCAAGACAAAGAGGGAAAAGTTTTTCGCCGTGATATCATTAATGTATTTCAAGAGAACCTTAGTCAAACGCGAAATTGCTTACAAGCACTAGGCTTAACTGCTACAGATTATCGGACGGCTCAACTTAATATATTCCCCACACCAAATCCTTGGCAACCTCATTCAATTTCAGAGATGCAATCTTTTTTGTCCAGTATAGTTCACGAGGAAACAAATCATGATCAAGAGTATTGATATTAAAGGATTTCGAGGAATTGAGTCTGGTGCTATCAATAAATTCAGACAATTCAATATTTTTGTCGGGGCAAATAATTCTGGAAAGTCTGCCGTGATGGAAGCTATTTATTTAGCAAGTACAGTCAATCAAGAAGTTGGATTAGTGAGACAAGTAGATGAGGTTACGCTATCCAATACGGTACTGCTTGCTGAACAAGATTTGTTAAATAATAATCCGTTAAATCTAATTGTAAGTAAACATAGTGATTCAACAGGTTTACTCAATTTTAGTAGAGAAAAAGATGCTATTGTTAGTATCAATGTAAAAGATTCAAAAGCAGTATTGCAAAAGTTCGATTTAGATTGGAGCGAAAAAAAATTACCCAGTGAAAAATTGCCAAATGATCGTCTTTTTTTGTTTGGTTTTGATATCAAAAAAAATCAAAACAATTTAACTGATGAACATTTAGATGAGGACTTTTTTAAACTATTTTGGCAGCATACAAAAAAATTAGCAAATAAAACTAGAACTGTATTTTGGTGGTATCCAGATTTAACTTATTATTATAAGGGTAGTGCAGTTTGGTCAATAGAAGGTCAACCGCCTGCCGCAAAACATACCTTGTTTTGTGACACATCAATGGTGCAAAGTTACATCCCTATTGATTTTTACCGTCAAGTCCTTAACGAAGTTCCGGGCTGGACACAACGAATTGCCAAACATTTCGGCACAATTTTTGAAATCACAGACCCTTTTACAGTTCAATTTGTCCCAATTACGGGTTATCCTGATCGTTTACAAGGTTGGATTGCTCGTGAAGACAAACCCGCTCTTTCCATTGATGCCTTTGGCGATGGTGCAAGGGCAGCATTTAAGCTTTTAGTCCCCCTCGTTGTCATGGCAGAAATGGCAACAGAAGAAGAACCCGGACTCTTATTATGGGAAGAACCGGAAGCCTTCCAAAATCCTCAAACCTTGGGCAATCTTTTAAGAGAAGTAGTCAAAATGATTCAGGATAAACCCATTCAAGTTTTCATTTCTACTCATAATTTAGAATTCCTTGCGTACATTACCCAAATGATGGAAAATAAACACCTAAATTCTGAAAAAACAATGGCTTTTCATTTAAGCTTATCTGATGGTCAACTAAGATCATCTTGGTTTGATCAAGATACTTTATTAACATGGCTTGATTCAGGTATTGATCCTCGTGCGTGGAAAGACTTTATTCCACCCTTTCAATTTCAGCTACAGGAAAAATAAATATGGCGATCCTAGTTTTTGGAGAAGGATCTACAGAAAAAGGTGTGTGTAACGTCTTGAAAAAAAAGAATATTATTCAATTTGATGATTACACTTCTGCTGGGGGAAATACTCGTGAAATCAATAGAACAGTGAGCAACATCATCAGACCTCGCTTGGAAGGCGGGGAATTTCTTAATTGTGTGATTT contains the following coding sequences:
- the cmr1 gene encoding type III-B CRISPR module RAMP protein Cmr1, yielding MEIKIQTLTPLWTGGVDGKCDRLYETGILGSLRWWMEVLVRGVGGEVCDSTAEGDRNSLDMKKYRESKATDQRQKLRDGGLTCDVSHIFGATGWKRQFRLSITDVQETLKWDKPLKITPQDRTRGWFLNPGWLGEFTLNFHGNSNTLAKLYTLLKFLEVYGSLGARPQLGYGAFRIINIKNVPHIEASCFDYPRSDQTKITEFPDLRTFTFFKLRFTPKNLNWWHTVPGIKELRTNRQSWGELEKIARNGMIPTTPALKNYLRYGCNWSNPPLLHWLFGTIRKDERLRGKVAFSWAYRLENTDEWEIRGWMYLPQDKEGKVFRRDIINVFQENLSQTRNCLQALGLTATDYRTAQLNIFPTPNPWQPHSISEMQSFLSSIVHEETNHDQEY
- a CDS encoding AAA family ATPase; its protein translation is MIKSIDIKGFRGIESGAINKFRQFNIFVGANNSGKSAVMEAIYLASTVNQEVGLVRQVDEVTLSNTVLLAEQDLLNNNPLNLIVSKHSDSTGLLNFSREKDAIVSINVKDSKAVLQKFDLDWSEKKLPSEKLPNDRLFLFGFDIKKNQNNLTDEHLDEDFFKLFWQHTKKLANKTRTVFWWYPDLTYYYKGSAVWSIEGQPPAAKHTLFCDTSMVQSYIPIDFYRQVLNEVPGWTQRIAKHFGTIFEITDPFTVQFVPITGYPDRLQGWIAREDKPALSIDAFGDGARAAFKLLVPLVVMAEMATEEEPGLLLWEEPEAFQNPQTLGNLLREVVKMIQDKPIQVFISTHNLEFLAYITQMMENKHLNSEKTMAFHLSLSDGQLRSSWFDQDTLLTWLDSGIDPRAWKDFIPPFQFQLQEK